In a genomic window of Salegentibacter salegens:
- a CDS encoding glutamine--tRNA ligase/YqeY domain fusion protein, whose product MAEERKSLNFIEQIIEEDLQNTHKKEELKFRFPPEPNGYLHIGHASSICLNFGLGERYNAPVNLRFDDTNPIKEEQEFVDAIKEDVLWLGFKWEKECYASDYFQQLYDWAVEMIKNGDAYVDSQTSEEIAMQKGTPTEPGKESPYRKRSVEENLELFEKMKNGETPERGHVLRAKINMESPNMLMRDPVMYRCLHKSHHRTKDNWKIYPMYDWAHGESDFIESISHSFCTLEFLPHRELYNWFVEKVSKEGELKPKQREFARRNLSHTVVSKRKLMQLVEKGVVNSWDDPRMPTISGLRRRGYTPNSIRKFADSIGVGKRENMIDVAHLEFCAREDLNKTAPRVMGVLDPVKLVITNYEEGKEEWLDAENNPEDESAGSRKIPFSRDLYIEKEDFKESANRKFFRLTLGKEVRLKNAYIIKGEEVIKDSEGNITEIHCTYDPKSKSGSGTEESMRKVKGTLHWVSAKHALETEIRLYDRLFSVENPDGDKEKDYMEFVNPESLEVITGYVEPSLKSAGIQDKFQFQRIGYFCVDKESKEGNPIFNRTVGLRDSWAKKK is encoded by the coding sequence ATGGCTGAAGAAAGAAAATCGCTCAATTTTATTGAGCAAATTATAGAAGAAGACCTTCAAAATACCCACAAAAAGGAAGAGTTAAAATTCAGGTTTCCACCTGAACCTAATGGATATCTTCATATAGGGCATGCGTCTTCTATCTGCCTCAATTTTGGTTTGGGTGAAAGGTATAATGCTCCTGTAAACCTTCGTTTTGACGATACTAATCCTATAAAGGAAGAGCAGGAGTTTGTAGATGCCATTAAAGAAGACGTTTTATGGCTCGGATTTAAATGGGAAAAGGAATGCTATGCATCAGATTATTTTCAGCAGTTATACGACTGGGCTGTAGAAATGATTAAAAATGGAGATGCTTATGTAGACAGCCAGACTTCAGAAGAAATAGCTATGCAAAAAGGAACGCCTACCGAACCCGGAAAAGAAAGTCCGTATAGAAAACGTTCCGTAGAAGAAAACCTGGAGCTATTTGAAAAAATGAAAAATGGCGAAACTCCTGAACGTGGACACGTTTTGCGAGCAAAAATAAATATGGAATCTCCAAATATGCTTATGCGAGATCCTGTAATGTATCGCTGTTTGCACAAAAGTCACCACCGCACCAAAGATAACTGGAAGATATACCCAATGTACGATTGGGCTCACGGGGAGAGTGATTTCATTGAAAGTATTTCTCACTCTTTTTGTACACTGGAATTTCTACCACACCGCGAATTATATAATTGGTTCGTTGAAAAAGTAAGTAAAGAAGGTGAATTAAAACCTAAACAGCGAGAATTTGCGCGTAGAAACCTTAGTCATACAGTAGTTAGTAAACGTAAACTTATGCAACTGGTGGAGAAAGGCGTTGTTAATTCCTGGGACGATCCCAGGATGCCTACTATTTCCGGTCTTAGACGAAGAGGTTATACCCCTAATTCTATTAGGAAATTTGCCGATTCTATTGGAGTTGGAAAACGGGAGAATATGATAGACGTGGCACATTTAGAGTTTTGCGCCCGGGAAGATCTTAACAAAACAGCACCAAGAGTTATGGGTGTTTTAGATCCTGTAAAGTTGGTAATTACCAATTATGAAGAAGGAAAAGAAGAGTGGTTAGATGCAGAAAACAACCCGGAAGATGAATCAGCTGGTAGTAGGAAAATTCCATTTTCAAGAGATCTGTATATAGAGAAGGAAGATTTCAAAGAAAGTGCGAATAGAAAATTTTTCAGGTTAACGCTTGGGAAAGAAGTACGTTTAAAGAACGCTTATATTATTAAAGGAGAAGAAGTAATAAAAGATTCCGAAGGAAATATAACCGAAATCCATTGTACATACGATCCTAAAAGTAAAAGTGGAAGCGGCACTGAAGAATCTATGCGAAAAGTAAAAGGAACCTTGCACTGGGTTTCTGCAAAACACGCTTTAGAGACTGAAATAAGGCTTTACGATCGTTTATTCAGCGTAGAAAATCCAGATGGCGATAAAGAGAAGGATTATATGGAATTTGTTAATCCCGAGTCATTAGAAGTTATAACAGGTTATGTTGAACCAAGTTTAAAATCGGCAGGAATTCAGGATAAATTTCAGTTTCAACGCATAGGATATTTCTGTGTAGATAAAGAATCTAAAGAGGGGAACCCTATATTTAATCGTACGGTTGGGCTAAGAGATTCCTGGGCAAAGAAGAAATAA
- a CDS encoding DUF4175 family protein, with amino-acid sequence MGNYNQIKRKLAAFIRKFYLNKLLKGIILFLSIGLLYFLAVLAIEHYLWLEPSARSFLFWIFVGVEVMLLGYFIIIPLAKLFKFSSGINDEEASKIIGAHFPEVNDKLLNILQLKKDSQQSELLLAGIEQKSVELNKVPFTRAVDYKENRKYLKYALFPLILILGLLVTGNIKLVAAPLDRLAKYNTEFEAPAPFRFIILNDSLKARENSEYKILVKTEGNITPEKPEISFNGQTYFLKQIAPGSFEYTFKRLQSNVNFRLSANDINSKEYTLETLKVPKLLDFKMKFDYPNYIGKLNDSLSGSGNVNVPEGTNITWNFNTRNTEILNFTTEDSLIKLSAENSGFQYSQAVYSHLDYRVSTSNNVIKNFEALDYSINIIKDEYPEMEIQQKLDSTDNTTQYFYGKLSDDYGLNRLNLVYYIENKEDSLKKEEILISKAAFDDFHYTFPGNLDLEPGETYNFYFQLWDNDAVNGSKNTKSSTFSFRKKTSEEIEEEKLRQQGESINNLNESLKDIKSSEEELNELNRLQKENENLDYNQRKKLQNFIQRQKQQSEMMRNYSEKLKNSFEENQQELNSDSSEKDELKKRLDRNEKRLQENEALLEELQEIADKINREELGEKLEELSKRNQSEERNLEQLLELTKRYYVEEKLQKLARDLDKLSERQNQLSENSDIESLEKQKKISDEFEEFQEEMDQLENDNNDLQKPTDLPRDEVDEESIDKELDNAKQNLEKGDKEKAKEKQKNAAQQMKEMSQKMQQRSMQQSGEELKANIETLRQILDNLVTFSFQQEELLEDFNKIDINNPGYAARLRRQNDLRENFRHIDDSLYSLALSNPMITENITKSLTDIEFDIDKSLERLAENQLPQGTASQQYVVTGANDLAYMLSEILSMMQQQANPQLGKGKGENSEFQLQDIIKKQQEINKEFKEQGEQQKGKQNEGKKPGEGMGEGEMEKLFEIYKDQQELRQRLQELNKKEGSQQGRQIEEQMKDAEKQLLDKGFDPENLQKLQQLEHELMEYEDARVQQGKNNKRESETNLQQFDNTAKYQSIKAKEYFNSIEILNRQSLPLREIYKQKVKTYFERTDN; translated from the coding sequence ATGGGAAATTACAATCAAATTAAAAGAAAGCTGGCTGCTTTTATCAGGAAGTTTTACCTGAATAAATTACTGAAAGGAATTATCTTATTTCTGTCCATTGGCTTGCTTTATTTTTTGGCCGTTTTGGCGATAGAGCATTATTTATGGTTGGAGCCATCAGCAAGAAGTTTTCTATTCTGGATTTTTGTTGGGGTAGAGGTGATGCTTTTGGGATACTTTATTATAATCCCGTTAGCGAAACTCTTTAAATTTTCCAGCGGAATTAATGATGAAGAAGCTTCAAAAATAATCGGCGCGCATTTCCCTGAAGTAAACGATAAATTGCTGAATATACTTCAGCTTAAAAAAGATTCGCAACAGTCGGAATTATTATTAGCGGGGATTGAACAAAAGTCGGTCGAATTAAATAAAGTTCCTTTTACCCGGGCTGTAGATTATAAGGAAAACAGAAAATATTTAAAATATGCCTTATTTCCATTAATATTGATTTTAGGACTTTTGGTAACCGGAAATATTAAGCTTGTTGCTGCGCCTTTAGATCGTCTCGCAAAATATAATACTGAATTTGAAGCTCCCGCGCCATTCAGGTTTATAATTTTAAACGATTCTTTGAAAGCCAGGGAGAATTCAGAATATAAAATCCTGGTAAAAACAGAAGGAAATATCACTCCCGAAAAACCTGAAATCTCTTTCAACGGACAAACCTATTTCTTAAAGCAAATCGCCCCCGGAAGTTTTGAATATACCTTTAAAAGACTTCAGAGTAATGTAAATTTTAGATTGAGCGCTAACGATATTAATTCTAAAGAATATACCCTTGAAACCCTAAAAGTACCTAAACTTTTAGATTTCAAAATGAAGTTTGACTATCCTAATTACATAGGGAAGCTTAACGATAGTTTAAGTGGCTCAGGAAATGTAAATGTCCCGGAAGGCACAAATATTACCTGGAATTTTAATACTAGAAATACCGAAATTCTCAATTTTACGACTGAAGATTCTTTAATAAAACTTTCTGCTGAAAACTCCGGTTTCCAATATTCCCAGGCGGTTTATTCCCATTTGGATTATCGGGTTAGTACTTCAAATAATGTTATTAAAAACTTTGAGGCTTTAGATTATTCCATAAACATAATCAAGGATGAATATCCCGAAATGGAAATTCAACAGAAACTGGATAGTACAGATAATACTACACAATATTTCTACGGAAAACTTTCTGACGATTACGGGTTAAATAGGTTAAACCTGGTTTATTATATTGAAAATAAAGAAGATAGCCTTAAAAAAGAAGAGATTTTGATTTCTAAAGCTGCTTTTGATGATTTTCATTACACATTTCCCGGAAATTTGGATTTAGAACCCGGAGAAACCTATAATTTCTATTTTCAGCTTTGGGATAATGATGCGGTGAATGGGAGTAAAAATACAAAAAGTTCAACCTTTAGTTTTAGAAAGAAAACAAGCGAGGAAATAGAAGAGGAGAAGTTAAGACAACAAGGTGAGTCTATAAATAATTTGAATGAAAGTTTAAAAGACATTAAATCTTCAGAAGAAGAATTAAATGAACTTAACCGCCTGCAAAAGGAAAATGAAAACCTGGATTATAATCAGCGTAAAAAACTTCAAAACTTTATTCAACGCCAAAAGCAGCAATCTGAAATGATGCGTAATTATTCTGAAAAACTTAAAAACAGTTTTGAAGAAAATCAGCAAGAATTGAATTCAGATTCTTCGGAAAAAGATGAACTCAAAAAGCGTTTGGATAGGAATGAAAAACGCCTGCAGGAGAATGAAGCACTATTGGAAGAGTTGCAAGAAATAGCCGATAAGATTAACCGGGAAGAGTTGGGAGAAAAACTGGAAGAACTTTCTAAAAGAAATCAAAGTGAGGAAAGAAACTTAGAGCAGCTTTTAGAATTAACTAAGCGCTATTATGTAGAAGAAAAACTTCAAAAACTGGCGAGAGATTTGGACAAACTTTCTGAAAGGCAAAACCAATTGTCAGAAAATTCTGATATTGAATCTTTAGAAAAACAAAAGAAAATTTCGGATGAATTTGAAGAATTTCAGGAAGAAATGGATCAACTGGAAAATGATAATAACGATTTACAAAAGCCAACCGATTTGCCTCGTGATGAAGTAGATGAAGAAAGTATAGATAAGGAATTGGATAATGCAAAGCAGAATTTAGAAAAAGGAGATAAAGAAAAGGCAAAGGAAAAACAGAAGAATGCTGCGCAGCAAATGAAAGAAATGAGCCAAAAAATGCAACAGCGTTCTATGCAGCAAAGTGGGGAAGAACTAAAGGCCAATATTGAGACGCTCCGGCAAATCCTGGATAATTTGGTGACTTTTTCCTTTCAGCAGGAAGAGCTATTAGAGGATTTTAATAAGATAGATATAAACAACCCGGGATACGCGGCCAGGCTTAGAAGACAAAACGACCTTAGGGAAAACTTTAGGCATATAGATGATAGTTTATATTCCCTTGCGCTTAGTAATCCTATGATAACCGAAAACATTACTAAAAGCTTAACCGATATTGAATTTGATATCGATAAATCTCTTGAGCGGCTTGCTGAAAACCAATTACCACAGGGAACCGCTAGTCAACAATATGTAGTAACCGGCGCAAACGATTTGGCTTATATGTTAAGTGAAATTCTTTCTATGATGCAACAACAGGCAAATCCGCAACTGGGAAAAGGAAAGGGCGAAAATTCAGAATTTCAACTTCAGGATATTATTAAAAAGCAGCAGGAAATTAATAAGGAATTTAAGGAGCAGGGAGAACAACAAAAAGGAAAGCAAAACGAAGGAAAGAAACCCGGCGAAGGAATGGGAGAGGGAGAAATGGAAAAACTTTTTGAGATTTATAAAGATCAGCAGGAACTTCGTCAACGTTTACAGGAATTAAATAAGAAAGAGGGATCGCAACAAGGGAGACAAATTGAAGAGCAAATGAAGGATGCCGAGAAGCAACTGCTGGACAAAGGTTTTGATCCTGAAAACCTTCAGAAATTGCAGCAATTGGAACACGAATTGATGGAGTATGAGGACGCGCGCGTGCAAC
- the gltX gene encoding glutamate--tRNA ligase: protein MSAKVRVRFAPSPTGPLHIGGVRTALYNYLFAKKHNGDFVLRIEDTDQNRYVESAEDYIVESLNWCGIPFDEGPGKEGDYGPYRQSERKDIYRKYAEELIKTDNAYYAFDTAEELDAHRKDHEEKGKTFIYNWHNRMKLQNSLALSENQVRDKLDADENYVIRFKSPEYENLHIKDEIRGEMEIDTSTLDDKVLFKSDGMPTYHLANIVDDHLMEISHVIRGEEWLPSLALHFMLYRAFGWDAPKFAHLPLILKPQGKGKLSKRDGDKLGFPVFPLEWKDPNSGEISAGYREDGYFPEAVTNMLAFLGWNPGTEQEFFKLNDLVEAFAIDRVHKGGAKFDPEKTKWFQQHYMHEADEKVIAEKLEKIIDEKEIKVSSEYVLKVVSLMKERAVFVNDIWDQGYFFFLAPTSYDPKNAKKAWKEDTADLMQELIQVLQKQEDFKAESVQAEVKAWIQQKEVGFGKVMQPFRLALVGAMQGPDLYEIAEMIGKEETISRLEKAIKTLG from the coding sequence ATGTCTGCTAAAGTTCGCGTGCGTTTTGCGCCAAGTCCAACCGGCCCTTTGCATATTGGCGGGGTAAGAACAGCTTTATATAATTATTTATTTGCCAAAAAACACAATGGAGATTTTGTGTTGCGTATAGAAGATACCGATCAAAACCGATACGTTGAAAGCGCTGAAGATTATATTGTGGAATCACTTAATTGGTGCGGAATTCCTTTTGATGAAGGTCCCGGAAAAGAAGGCGATTACGGTCCTTACCGCCAGAGTGAACGCAAAGATATTTATAGAAAATATGCTGAAGAACTTATCAAAACCGATAATGCTTATTATGCTTTTGATACAGCTGAAGAGTTAGACGCACATAGAAAAGACCACGAAGAAAAAGGAAAAACATTTATCTATAACTGGCATAATAGAATGAAATTGCAAAATTCCCTTGCACTTTCTGAAAACCAGGTTAGAGATAAATTAGATGCCGATGAGAATTACGTGATCAGGTTTAAATCTCCTGAATACGAAAATCTCCATATTAAAGATGAAATTCGTGGTGAAATGGAAATTGACACCAGCACTTTAGACGATAAAGTTTTATTTAAAAGTGATGGGATGCCAACTTACCACCTGGCCAATATTGTAGACGATCATTTAATGGAAATCTCTCACGTTATTCGTGGTGAAGAATGGTTGCCTTCGCTGGCGCTTCATTTTATGTTATACAGAGCTTTTGGATGGGATGCTCCTAAATTTGCGCATTTACCGCTTATTCTGAAGCCACAAGGAAAAGGAAAATTAAGCAAGAGAGATGGAGATAAATTAGGTTTTCCGGTTTTTCCGCTGGAATGGAAAGATCCAAATTCTGGAGAAATTTCTGCAGGATACAGAGAAGATGGTTATTTCCCAGAAGCCGTTACCAATATGCTGGCATTTTTAGGTTGGAATCCCGGTACAGAACAGGAATTCTTTAAACTTAACGATCTGGTTGAAGCTTTTGCAATAGACCGTGTTCACAAGGGCGGAGCTAAATTTGATCCTGAGAAAACAAAATGGTTTCAGCAACATTATATGCACGAGGCAGATGAAAAAGTAATCGCTGAAAAGCTGGAAAAGATAATTGACGAAAAAGAAATTAAAGTTTCTTCAGAATACGTTTTAAAAGTAGTGAGCTTAATGAAAGAACGCGCTGTTTTCGTAAACGATATTTGGGATCAGGGTTATTTCTTCTTCCTCGCTCCTACTTCATACGATCCTAAAAATGCGAAAAAAGCATGGAAGGAAGATACAGCCGATCTAATGCAGGAATTAATTCAGGTTTTACAAAAACAGGAAGATTTTAAAGCAGAATCCGTTCAGGCCGAAGTAAAAGCCTGGATCCAACAAAAAGAAGTTGGTTTTGGAAAAGTGATGCAACCTTTTAGATTAGCCTTAGTTGGTGCTATGCAAGGTCCAGATCTTTACGAAATCGCTGAAATGATTGGAAAAGAAGAAACCATTTCCCGCCTGGAAAAAGCGATAAAAACGCTGGGATAA
- a CDS encoding DUF6327 family protein translates to MKEYSSFKEIDRDLKILKLQTKIDQEEIKLNIERTKSAMSPLSLMGSIAGSILQKAFILKAVTKITGLKKVTASVKK, encoded by the coding sequence ATGAAGGAATATAGTTCATTCAAAGAAATAGATCGGGATTTAAAAATTCTGAAACTTCAAACCAAGATAGACCAGGAAGAGATAAAATTAAATATAGAGCGTACTAAAAGCGCCATGTCTCCTTTATCTCTTATGGGAAGTATTGCTGGGTCTATCTTACAAAAAGCTTTTATTCTTAAAGCTGTAACTAAAATTACCGGCTTAAAAAAGGTAACTGCTTCAGTAAAGAAATAA
- a CDS encoding SPFH domain-containing protein, translating into MLSYVFIPIIIVLFLVILFSGIFTVRQQKAAILERFGKFKSIKNSGLHLKIPVIDQIAGRINLKVQQLDVLVETKTKDNVFVKLKISVQFQVIRTNIYDAFYKLESPSDQITSYVFDVVRAEVPKMILDDVFERKDDIAIAVNRELNESMQDYGYDIIKTLVTDIDPDEQVKHAMNRINSAEREKVAAEYEGEAERIRIVAKARAEAESKRLQGQGIADQRREIARGLEESVDVLNNVGINSQEASALIVVTQHYDTLQAIGEETNSNLILLPNSPQAGSDMLNNMVASFTASNQIGEAMRKKNEEIEQEKKNQDDSKRK; encoded by the coding sequence ATGCTTAGCTACGTATTCATCCCCATCATTATTGTTTTATTTCTGGTTATCCTTTTCAGCGGAATTTTTACTGTTCGCCAACAAAAAGCGGCAATTCTTGAACGATTTGGAAAATTTAAAAGCATTAAAAATTCCGGACTTCATTTAAAGATTCCTGTAATAGATCAAATTGCCGGTAGAATTAATTTAAAAGTACAGCAGCTTGATGTTTTGGTAGAAACCAAAACCAAGGATAATGTATTTGTTAAGCTGAAAATTTCGGTGCAATTCCAGGTAATTAGAACCAATATTTACGATGCTTTTTATAAACTAGAAAGTCCGTCAGATCAGATCACTTCCTATGTTTTTGATGTTGTACGAGCTGAAGTTCCAAAAATGATCTTGGATGATGTTTTTGAACGAAAAGATGATATTGCCATCGCTGTAAATCGTGAACTTAACGAATCTATGCAGGATTATGGTTATGACATCATTAAAACACTTGTAACAGACATTGACCCTGATGAGCAGGTAAAACATGCTATGAACAGGATAAACTCCGCAGAACGCGAGAAAGTGGCTGCAGAATACGAAGGAGAAGCCGAAAGAATACGGATTGTGGCTAAAGCCCGTGCCGAAGCCGAAAGTAAGCGCTTACAGGGACAGGGAATCGCCGATCAAAGAAGGGAAATTGCGCGTGGACTTGAGGAAAGCGTAGATGTTTTGAATAATGTGGGGATAAACTCCCAGGAAGCTTCAGCATTAATTGTGGTGACTCAGCATTATGACACATTGCAAGCTATAGGTGAAGAAACTAACAGTAACCTTATTTTATTACCTAATTCTCCCCAGGCCGGAAGCGATATGCTGAATAATATGGTGGCATCCTTTACTGCTTCCAACCAAATTGGGGAAGCTATGCGCAAGAAAAACGAAGAAATTGAGCAGGAGAAAAAGAATCAGGATGATTCCAAACGGAAATAA
- a CDS encoding LysE family translocator — protein sequence MFQDVLAALPLGLFLAFLLGPVFFVLLETAAIKGFRAAFAFDLGVIVADIVFLFVAYLSTTKLLASIKDDPALFIFGGMILSTYGVMSFVQTKKVLRQEDDTPEIRKLSKSDYMGLAVKGFLLNFINIGVLGFWLGLIIVFGPKLDMEQDRIMVFFGSVLGTYLILDIFKILLAKKLNRKLTPNRIYLMKKGISIMLIVFGAMLIFQGLFPNQVNGIQNQMETISPNDTIKEDSN from the coding sequence ATGTTTCAGGATGTATTAGCAGCCCTACCCTTAGGGCTTTTTTTGGCATTTTTACTTGGTCCGGTATTCTTTGTGTTACTGGAAACTGCTGCTATTAAAGGTTTTAGAGCAGCTTTTGCATTCGATTTAGGCGTTATTGTAGCCGATATTGTATTCCTTTTTGTCGCCTATTTAAGTACCACCAAGCTACTCGCAAGCATTAAAGACGATCCTGCGCTATTTATCTTTGGAGGGATGATTCTCTCCACTTACGGCGTTATGAGCTTTGTACAGACCAAAAAAGTACTTCGGCAGGAAGATGATACCCCCGAGATCAGAAAACTCAGTAAAAGTGATTATATGGGTTTGGCAGTAAAAGGATTTCTGCTAAATTTCATCAATATTGGAGTTTTAGGATTCTGGCTTGGATTAATTATCGTTTTTGGGCCAAAACTGGATATGGAACAGGATCGTATTATGGTTTTCTTCGGAAGCGTTTTGGGTACTTACCTTATACTGGATATTTTCAAGATTCTACTGGCCAAAAAGTTAAACCGAAAACTAACCCCAAACCGAATCTATCTTATGAAAAAGGGGATTAGTATAATGCTCATCGTTTTTGGTGCAATGCTTATTTTTCAGGGCCTTTTTCCTAACCAGGTCAATGGTATTCAAAATCAAATGGAAACAATTTCTCCCAATGATACCATTAAAGAAGATTCAAACTGA
- a CDS encoding YtxH domain-containing protein: protein MANTGSTLLALITGAAIGAGVGLLYAPDSGEKTRKKLKDESKKAQDRLNKKYTETSSNLTEKAKQARVDFEERLEETLSSASHKADDILTAMETKLEELRKQNAKLQKDGKGGDSKDKPNKAVV, encoded by the coding sequence ATGGCAAATACAGGAAGTACACTATTAGCATTAATTACCGGAGCTGCAATTGGAGCAGGAGTAGGTTTATTATATGCTCCAGATAGCGGTGAAAAAACGCGTAAAAAATTAAAAGATGAGTCTAAAAAGGCTCAGGATAGATTGAATAAAAAGTATACTGAGACTTCTTCTAATCTAACCGAAAAAGCTAAACAGGCTCGAGTAGATTTTGAAGAACGTTTAGAGGAAACTCTTTCTTCAGCAAGTCATAAAGCAGATGATATTCTTACTGCTATGGAAACTAAATTAGAAGAGCTTAGAAAGCAGAATGCCAAATTACAAAAAGACGGTAAGGGTGGAGATTCTAAAGACAAACCAAATAAAGCAGTAGTATAG
- a CDS encoding phage holin family protein: protein MAFEKLSRSIDELNYNLKAFAHSNAEYYKLEFFKQAMKGAIGLVQGLLLGIFFIFALILVSVAVAILISEAIGTPSSGYFIVGGFYFLLFLGILFFGRKPIEKFLLVKVSRKVFND, encoded by the coding sequence ATGGCATTCGAAAAACTATCCAGAAGTATTGACGAGTTAAATTATAATCTGAAGGCATTCGCACACAGCAATGCCGAATATTATAAACTTGAATTCTTTAAACAAGCCATGAAAGGGGCCATAGGCCTTGTTCAGGGTTTATTGCTGGGTATCTTTTTCATTTTTGCCTTGATTTTGGTCTCTGTAGCTGTGGCTATACTTATAAGCGAAGCGATTGGTACACCTAGTTCCGGTTATTTTATTGTAGGCGGATTCTATTTTTTATTATTCCTTGGAATATTATTCTTCGGAAGAAAACCCATTGAGAAGTTTCTTTTGGTAAAAGTTTCAAGAAAAGTTTTTAACGATTAA
- the folB gene encoding dihydroneopterin aldolase yields the protein MGSIKLKNIRVFAYHGCLDEEGKIGSDYRVDLKVKGDLSHSAKTDSLGDTIDYVHLNKIVKEEMAIRSKLLENVAERILKRVLDEIILVQKAKVEVSKINPPIGGNVAMVSVIRSKSR from the coding sequence TTGGGAAGCATTAAGTTAAAAAACATCAGGGTATTTGCCTATCACGGCTGCCTGGATGAAGAAGGAAAAATAGGAAGCGACTATCGCGTAGATCTTAAAGTGAAAGGTGATTTATCACATTCGGCTAAAACCGATTCCCTGGGAGATACCATAGATTACGTTCATTTAAACAAAATTGTAAAAGAAGAAATGGCAATTCGCTCTAAACTTCTGGAAAACGTGGCCGAACGTATTTTAAAAAGGGTTTTAGATGAAATAATTTTAGTACAAAAAGCGAAGGTGGAAGTTTCAAAAATCAATCCGCCGATTGGTGGGAATGTGGCTATGGTTAGTGTAATTAGAAGTAAATCTCGCTAA